The region GGACGCGCTGTGGCCAAACCTACCAACTTGGCGATAAAATTACAGTACTTGTATCTCGAGTAGACTTAGATGAGCGAAAAATTGATTTTGAATTAGCTGAAGCTGGAGATGCTAATAATGAGTGAGCAAATTATGTATGGCATACATGCTGTAACTGCTCTATTAAAGCAAGAGCAACGGCCTATAAGAAAGTTGCTATTGAATATGGAACGTCGCGATCAACGCCTACAGCAAATACTTGATTTAGCAGCAGCACGCCATATTTCTATTGAGCGCTTAACAGCTCAACAGATGAATCAACGATTTGCAGAATACACTCATCAAGGCATTGTGGCCTATGTGGAGGCGTTACCTACTTTTAGTGAGAGTGATTTGTCCTCCTTGCTTCATAAAAGTAAAAAACCACCCTTATTATTAATTTTAGATGCTATTACTGATCCACATAATTTAGGTGCTTGCTTGCGGACTGCAGATGCAACAGGTGTTGATTTTATTATTTTGCCAAAAGATAAAAGCGCAAGCCTGACACCGGCCGTAAGTAAAGTAGCATGTGGTGCTGCTGAAACAATACCTTTAGTACGGGTCACTAACTTAGTACGTAGCTTAGAATTTTTAAAGCAGGAAGGTGTCTGGATTTATGGCGCGGCTGGTGAAGCTAACAAAACGATTTATACCCTAGATTTTAAATTACCTATTGCCCTTATATTCGGTGCTGAAGGTCAGGGGATGCGCCGTTTGACACGCGAACATTGTGATGAGTTATTTTCCATTCCAATGTTAGGAAATGTAGAAAGCTTGAATGTCTCTGTAGCAGCTGGTGTTTCTTTATATGAAGTAGTTCGTCAACGTACTGTCTAATAATAGACTTCTGCGGAAACTGCCATTGAGAGCCAATTTCATCTGAAAAAGGCCTTCAAAATGCTCATGTACTTCATGTACACTGCGCTTTTTCAGCCCTTTTTCAACTGACTTTGTCTCCTCACTAGACCTCTATTGAGCTTGTTCCTTAGCAATATACTATAATTTCAAGCATAGCTTAATTTTAAGTTAAGTATTTCTAATACTAATAAAAAGGCTAATATGACCCAGCTTGGAAATATAAATATTAATCAAAGGCGATATCACGAATTTGATAAACGTCTTCGAGCCGAAACTAATCTTCTTGAACAATGGTTTATTGAGCAAATTTTTATTGAAAGAGAGCTAGAAGCTGGATCAGAAATTGAATTATTTTTATTAGATAATCAGTATAATCCAGCACCTAATAATTTAAATTTTATAAAAAAAGTAAACCAACCAGCATTAATCCCAGAAGTAGGTGCCTCTCATTTAGAAATTAACTCTTGTCATGTACATTTATATACTGATGGACTAAGTAAGCTACATCAAAATATTTTAAATTTATGGCGCAAATGCTGTAATATTGCGCGCCAAAATCAATATCATTTAGCATTAATAGGCACATTACCAACAGCAACCGAAAAACATCTTGATATAAAATACATGACTAATAAAAAGCGCTATCATCTCATTAATGATAGTATTCAAGATCAATGCGCTGGGCAGCCCATCTTAATTAATCTTGTAGGTGCTGAACAACTTAAATTTCCCTTACATTCTCTGACTGTTAATGGACTAATTTCCGCATTTCAAATACATATTCAAATTGGACTAAGTCAATCCGTTAAATATTACAATATTGCTCAAGCTATTGCAGGCCCAATGCTGACATTAGCGTGCAATAGTCCTTTTATTTTAGGTAAACATATTTGGGCAGATTCTCGTGTTTTTCTTTTTGAGCAAGCGATGACTTTACCCCGTTTCGATAGGGCTTCGGGATTTAAATGCTGTTTTTTTGGTATTGGTTATTTAAAAAATTCTTTCTTTGAGTTATTTGATCAAAATTATCATTTTTTTCCAAGGCTTATACCGGAAATATCTTATCAATCATCTGAAGATCAAATGTTTCACGTAAGACGGCAAAATGGCGTCATTTATCGTTGGAATAGGCCAGTTATTGATTTTAATGATAAAGGTCAACCACACTTAAGAATCGAGCACCGCGGTTTATCGTCTGGGCCTACCATTATAGATATGATAGCCAACGCTGCGTTTTTTTATGGTTTATTAAGTTATTTTTCGTTACAAGCTACTCCGATAGAATATTTATTACCTTTTTATTTGGCAAAGAAAAATTTCTTTGAGGCAGCAAGATATGGCTTTAACGCTGAATTTGTTTGGTTTTTAGGAAAAAAGATTAATGCCGCGCTTTTATTAAAAGAATTAATTCCCTTAGCTCGTCAAGGATTATTAGCACTAGGCATAAATTATGATGATATTGAGCTATATTTAAACATTATAGATGAGCGTATTACAACTAGAATGAATGGAAGCGCTTGGCAATGCCAATTTATAAACAAATACGGTTGCGATTTTCACAATATGCTAGATAGCTATCTGAATAATCAGTATCAAGAATTACCTATAGCACGGTGGACTATCTAATATGGGGACTGTAAGCCAAATCAATACGATCAAATTTTTTTTCCAAAATTTTACGGAAAAAGAATTGATTTTTCTTGTTAATTTTATAAGTAAGGAATCATTTGAACCAGGCGATTTAATTATTTCGCAAGGTAATATTAGTGATTCTCTTTATATTATTGAAAAAGGTAGCGTTGATGTCTATGTTACTTTGCCCGGCGATCTTATAAAGTCTACTTCCGTTTTAACGGCACCACAAATTTTTGGTGAAGAAGCTTTCTTAAGTAATGAACTGATGACTACAACTATCGTTGCTAAAACATCCGTTCATTGCTTTTTGCTTAAACGATCTGTTTTAAATGCGTTACGCCTGACTCATCCAGAAATTTCATTTAAAATTGAGTGCGCTATTATCAGGCAAACTAATGAAAAAATTATAAATAATGGAAAAAAATTAATAAACTTTCTTTTATCATTGCAAGTTAAGCATAATTTACGTTCGAATCATGCAGACTATTTGCTAAATAAAGAAGCGACGTATCAAGATTTAAATATCAAGTCTATAAATAGGCAGCTTTTAGATAAGTTAGCTTTTTTAAACGCACTTACCAAAACGCAGATTGATGAGCTGGTTATAATAATGCGAGCGCGATTATATGAAAAGGGATATTTATTAGATAAACAAAGTTCAGGCAAGATTAGTTTAGTTTTCTCAGGTGCCGTTATGTTTTTTTTAACTAATCAAACTAAGCTAGTTAAATCAATAGGTATTATTGGCATAGGTGAGTTGTTTTTACAGTCGTTATTGGCGCAAAATTCAAAGTCACTTTTTAAATTTGTGACTTGTGAGGAAAGCATCATTTTAGAGCTAGATATTCAACAATATCAGAAATTAAAGCATTTAAATCAAGAGGTATTTTATAAGGTAAGCCAATACATTCATACGGCTTTTGTGCGTTCGCTTTATATGATAAATCGTCAGTTTATAAGAATAGACTGTGAATACATGAATTCCATTTCATGAGGTTAAAATGTGTAGGGTTCTTATGTATTTAGGTAAACAACAGGTGCCCTTATATGATTTATTATATGGGCCTGACAACTCTTTGGCTCATCAGAGCTATGCGCCTAAATTAATGCAACATATTCAAAATTTAGCTGGTTTAGGTTTCTGCGCTTGGTCATCTAGCCCTCCTGAGCCTCTTATTCCTTTCTATTATAAAACAACCTCATTACCTTTTTTTGATAAAAATCTATATCGCTTATCCAAAAAAATTTGGGCTAATTGTTTGTTGGCGCATGTAAGAGGGGTTGAATATAGTATGAGTGAGGTTATTTCAGAGCAAAACATACATCCTTTTAAATTAGAAACTACACAAATCGCGTTTGCTCATAATGGCAGCTTAGCTAATATAGCTGAAATGAAATATGCATTAAGTCAGGAAATGAAACCTTCTATTTTTGCGCAGATAAGAGGAACGACAGATAGTGAATGGCTATATGCTCTATTTCTATCGCAATTAACCGACTATACAATTGAGGTTACTTTAGATGAAGCCTTTAATGCGGTTATTAAAACGTTAGCAATTGTTCGCCATATTAGGAAAAAGTGCGGTATTAAAATTGCATCACCGGTTAATTTATTTTTAACGAATGGTAATTATTTAATTGTCACTCGTTTTGTTTATAACTTTGGCCATAATGAAAATAGTGTCCAAAAAGCCCACTTAGGATATCACAGCTTATGGGCTACTTTTGGAGAGTCTTATGGTAGTAGTGGCGGTATTTATAAAATGTCAGGTAGTAGCAAGCGGCAAAATATTTTATTCGCTTCTGAGCCTTTGACTTCGGATAGAACTACGTGGATTGAGCTACCTGAGTATTCAATTACCAAAGCTTGGTTTGAAAACGATGAAATTGTATTTAGGACTTCTGATTTAACTATCTGAGCGTAGTTATTGTTAGAATGCTTTCCTAATTAACGTAAGTTCGACATGAAAGAGATAAAGACTCTTTTATGTCGCTAAACGAACGTTATCCCGTAAAATGCGAAGCATTTTTAGGGGATCTAGATTATATGATTAAGTTAGATAAGGACAGGGAATAGTTGTTTATAAATAGGATTAAATTATGCCATTAAAAATAACTTTTCTTGGAGCAGGATCAGCATTTACTGTGGGTGATGATAACTTCCAATCTAACGTACTGTTGGAAAGCAATGGCGATTCCTTATTAATTGATGCAGGCGCTGATTTACGTCTTTCACTTTTTGCATTAAATCGCAGTTATCACGATATTCATAATATTTACATTACCCATTTACATAGCGATCATATTGGTGGT is a window of Legionella busanensis DNA encoding:
- a CDS encoding class II glutamine amidotransferase; protein product: MCRVLMYLGKQQVPLYDLLYGPDNSLAHQSYAPKLMQHIQNLAGLGFCAWSSSPPEPLIPFYYKTTSLPFFDKNLYRLSKKIWANCLLAHVRGVEYSMSEVISEQNIHPFKLETTQIAFAHNGSLANIAEMKYALSQEMKPSIFAQIRGTTDSEWLYALFLSQLTDYTIEVTLDEAFNAVIKTLAIVRHIRKKCGIKIASPVNLFLTNGNYLIVTRFVYNFGHNENSVQKAHLGYHSLWATFGESYGSSGGIYKMSGSSKRQNILFASEPLTSDRTTWIELPEYSITKAWFENDEIVFRTSDLTI
- a CDS encoding cyclic nucleotide-binding domain-containing protein; this translates as MGTVSQINTIKFFFQNFTEKELIFLVNFISKESFEPGDLIISQGNISDSLYIIEKGSVDVYVTLPGDLIKSTSVLTAPQIFGEEAFLSNELMTTTIVAKTSVHCFLLKRSVLNALRLTHPEISFKIECAIIRQTNEKIINNGKKLINFLLSLQVKHNLRSNHADYLLNKEATYQDLNIKSINRQLLDKLAFLNALTKTQIDELVIIMRARLYEKGYLLDKQSSGKISLVFSGAVMFFLTNQTKLVKSIGIIGIGELFLQSLLAQNSKSLFKFVTCEESIILELDIQQYQKLKHLNQEVFYKVSQYIHTAFVRSLYMINRQFIRIDCEYMNSIS
- the rlmB gene encoding 23S rRNA (guanosine(2251)-2'-O)-methyltransferase RlmB, which gives rise to MSEQIMYGIHAVTALLKQEQRPIRKLLLNMERRDQRLQQILDLAAARHISIERLTAQQMNQRFAEYTHQGIVAYVEALPTFSESDLSSLLHKSKKPPLLLILDAITDPHNLGACLRTADATGVDFIILPKDKSASLTPAVSKVACGAAETIPLVRVTNLVRSLEFLKQEGVWIYGAAGEANKTIYTLDFKLPIALIFGAEGQGMRRLTREHCDELFSIPMLGNVESLNVSVAAGVSLYEVVRQRTV